A region of the Dickeya chrysanthemi NCPPB 402 genome:
TCGGAACGGTAGGCGCGGGCCCAGCGTACCCCGACCATCGGCAGTTCGATTTTGTCGCCGCTCGCCAGTATGGCGTGGGCTTTGTCTGCGCCGGCATCGGTCACGACCGCCGGGAAAAGCGGCCCGTAAACCGGCAGTTTTTTCAGTGCTTCGACAATCTTGTCTTGCGTCAGGGCCGGCATGCCGACTTTCCACAACACCTGGTCCGGCCCGCGATAGCCGTGGCGCATGTCATAAGCGATGACATTGTTGTGTACGGCGTCTTCCGCCGCCAGTTGCAACTTACGGGTAATGGTGGTGTAGACCTGATAACCGTCGTTATACGCATCCTCGCCGTAGCGTTTCACCATTTCCTGACGAACCATCTCGGCCAGATACGGCGCGGAGAAAGCGATTTCCGGCGCGTGATAATCCGCCACCAGTTTTTCGCTACGGGCTTGATTGTACTGCGCCTGTGTAATGTAGTTTTCGTCCAACATGCGGGACAACACCACATTACGGCGAGCAACGGCGCGATCGTAGGAATAGAGCGGGTTGAAGGTAGACGGAGCCTTCGGCAGGCCGGCAATCATCGCCATCTGCGCCAACGTCAACTGGTCAACCGGGCGGCCGAAATACACCTGCGCCGCCGCACCGACGCCGTAAGCGCGGTAACCCAGATAGATCTTGTTCAGATACAGCTCAAGGATTTCTTCTTTAGTCAGCGTTTGCTCAATGCGAATCGCCAGAAACACTTCCTTGATTTTACGCAGCAGCGTGCGTTCCGGGCTCAGGAAGAAGTTTCTCGCCAATTGTTGGGTGATGGTACTGGCCCCCTGCGACGCATGGCCGGAAGTCAGGGCGATTACCGCCGCACGGATGATCCCCTGCGGGTCAACGCCGTGATGCTCAAAAAAGCGGCTGTCTTCCGTTGCGATAAACGCGTTCACCAGTGTCGGCGGGATCTGCTCCAGCTTCAGCGGGATACGCCGTTTTTCACCGAACTGGGCGATCAGTTCGCCATCGGCGCTGTAAACCTGCATCGGAGTCTGCAGGCGAACATCTTTCAGCGTGGCGACATCGGGTAATTGTGGCTCGATATAGCGATAGAGGCCATAGAGCGAAGCAACTCCCAGCAGAATGCAACTCACTGCAAGGATGAATAGGTACTTTACGAACTTCACCGGAGATTTTCCATTCAGTAGCAATTGAATAGTTTATAAACAGACGGGCGCTAGTATAAAGGGAAGCCAGCAAGGTGGATATACCTGTCGTCTTTCAGGTTACAGGCGCATGGCTGCTCTCTGTTCCCGGCCCTTTCCCCTTGAGGGTAAGGCAAAATAACCGGGCATTACTCTGCTGTCGCCCAGCCTGCATCTCGACGCCCATCGGGTATCTGTTCTGTTGTGAAACGATAAGGAGATCGAACATTCATGGCTTATCCCATCTGGCAGGTTGGGCTGGACATCCAGAACGGTTTTATACGTGCTATGGCCGTACAACGCCGCCGATATGGCTGGCAATTGCGCCATTGGTGGCAGTTGCCGTTACCGGATGGCACATTACGCGGCGGTAGTCTACATCATCCCACTGAACTTTGTACGGTTCTTCGTCAATGGCGGCAGGAATTGCCACGATTTGTTTCATTGAGGTTGGGGTTTCCCGCCCCGCGAGTGCTGCAACAGCGGCTGGCGATGCCGGACCGGCGGTTGCGTGAACCTCAGCGCGGCGAATATATCCGCAAAATGGCGGTCAAGGCGTTGCCGGTTAGCGGCGACGATTTGGCGCTGGATTATCGCCCCGATCCGCAAACCCCCAATATGTTGCTGGTTACGGCGGCACGTCAAACTGAGCTGGATATCTGGCTGCATTGTTTGCGCGATGCCGGCTTGCAACCCGATGCAGTGGATATTACGCCTTGTGCGCTGCGTTGTATGGCCGCCCGTGCCGGACTGGCGGACGATCGTTTGCTGTTGCACCGTTTTGACGATCACTGGTTGTGGGTGTCGCCGCTGAAAGCGCCTTTGGCGTTTGGCACGTTTCATCCGGATGACATGGCGGATGGGGCGACAGATATTCAGGTAGAGCCTGATCTCATAAAGTATGTGAGTACCTGCTATCAAAAAGAGGTGTCACCTGTTGCCTATCTTAGCGCCTCAACGCCGGCCGGGTTGCAACACACATCCGCCTCTCTGGCGGCCTGGTCACCCCTGACGGCATTTAGTCAGCAACGGCCCCCATTACCGG
Encoded here:
- the pilM gene encoding type IV pilus biogenesis protein PilM gives rise to the protein MAYPIWQVGLDIQNGFIRAMAVQRRRYGWQLRHWWQLPLPDGTLRGGSLHHPTELCTVLRQWRQELPRFVSLRLGFPAPRVLQQRLAMPDRRLREPQRGEYIRKMAVKALPVSGDDLALDYRPDPQTPNMLLVTAARQTELDIWLHCLRDAGLQPDAVDITPCALRCMAARAGLADDRLLLHRFDDHWLWVSPLKAPLAFGTFHPDDMADGATDIQVEPDLIKYVSTCYQKEVSPVAYLSASTPAGLQHTSASLAAWSPLTAFSQQRPPLPAFPAAFAIAGGLAIRPEDSPC